The Prunus persica cultivar Lovell chromosome G7, Prunus_persica_NCBIv2, whole genome shotgun sequence genome has a segment encoding these proteins:
- the LOC18771901 gene encoding DNA-(apurinic or apyrimidinic site) lyase 2 isoform X3: MKIVTYNVNGLRPRIAQFGSLLKLLNSLDADIICVQETKLRRQELTADLVMAEGYESFFSCTRTSEKGRTGYSGVATFCRVKSAFSSDEVALPVAAEEGFTGLLEIGKGEMAAAAEGLEEFSKDELLKVDGEGRCIITDHGHFVLFNLYGPRAVCDDTERIEFKLKFFKILQKRWESLLFQGRRIFVVGDLNIAPTSLDRCDAEPEFENNQREAYTCWPQNTGAEEFNYGSRIDHILCAGSCLHQEQDLQSHNFVTCHVKECDILTQYKRWKPGNSLRWKGGQSIKLEGSDHAPVYTSLLEIPSVFQHSTPSLSARYIPMVRGLQQTLVSVLMKRQTAEQVNSDGDIIKESCSERERSSSDHCSTPGVPSGNSCSSSSQNFEVLSSKTNEHSNRFSMEDACNTLVTLGGQRTKRMCGSEPKKKAKRSSQLSLRSFFQKSSIPSNGVGNGTDTSTNQIDVPDSNHLSNETPIPENQGGSPKQCELNSSASIEDQDEVDVCTLEKEKNNFALMEWQRLQQVMQNSIPLCKGHREPCVARVVRKRGANFGRRFYVCARAEGPASNPEANCNYFKWAASKPRQK, from the exons atgaagatagtgaCGTACAACGTGAATGGGCTGAGGCCACGCATTGCGCAATTTGGCTCTCTTCTTAAATTGCTAAATTCGCTGGACGCAGATATCATTTGTGTTCAGGAAACCAAACTGAGAAGACAAGAATTGACCGCCGACTTGGTCATGGCGGAGGGCTACGAGTCCTTCTTCTCCTGCACTCGTACCTCAGAGAAAGGCCGAACTGGATACTCCG GTGTGGCTACGTTTTGCCGCGTAAAATCGGCATTCTCGAGTGACGAAGTAGCGTTGCCGGTGGCCGCAGAGGAAGGCTTCACTGGGCTCCTTGAGATTGGAAAAGGAGAAATGGCTGCGGCTGCAGAAGGGCTGGAGGAGTTTTCGAAGGATGAGCTTCTTAAGGTTGATGGCGAGGGACGGTGTATTATCACAGATCATGGTCATTTTG TTCTCTTCAATTTGTATGGGCCTCGAGCTGTATGTGATGACACAGAAAGGATTGAGTTTAAGCTCAAGTTTTTCAAGATTTTACAG AAAAGGTGGGAGTCTCTCCTGTTTCAGGGGAGGAGGATATTTGTTGTTGGTGATCTTAACATTGCACCCACCTCTTTAGATCGTTGTGATGCAGAACCAGAATTTGAGAACAACca AAGAGAAGCGTACACATGCTGGCCACAAAATACAGGTGCTGAAGAATTTAATTATGGCTCTAGAATCGACCACATTCTTTGTGCAGGATCATGCTTACACCAAGAGCAGGACCTGCAAAGCCACAATTTTGTAACTTGCCATGTCAAGGAGTGTGACATATTGACACAGTATAAACGGTGGAAACCAGGAAATTCACTGAG GTGGAAGGGAGGGCAGAGTATTAAACTTGAAGGCTCTGATCATGCTCCTGTTTACACAAGTTTGCTGGAAATTCCTAGTGTCTTCCAGCATAGCACCCCATCTTTATCTGCTAGATACATTCCAATGGTTCGTGGGCTCCAGCAAACCCTGg TATCAGTGTTAATGAAAAGACAAACTGCTGAACAAGTTAATTCAGATGGAGATATCATTAAAGAGAGTTGcagtgagagagaaagaagctCGTCTGACCACTGTAGCACACCCGGTGTACCCAGTGGAAACTCATGTTCTTCTTCGAGCCAAAACTTTGAAGTTCTCAGTTCAAAAACAAATGAGCATTCCAACCGTTTTTCTATGGAGGATGCTTGTAACACCTTGGTGACTTTAGGTGGTCAACGTACCAAAAGAATGTGCGGCAgtgaaccaaagaaaaaggcaaaaaggaGCTCTCAACTCTCATTGAGGTCATTTTTCCAGAAAAGTTCAATCCCTAGCAATGGTGTCGGCAATGGTACTGATACTTCAACTAATCAGATAGATGTTCCAGATTCTAATCATCTGTCAAATGAAACTCCAATACCAGAGAATCAAGGTGGCAGTCCCAAGCAGTGTGAATTGAACTCAAGTGCATCAATTGAGGATCAGGATGAAGTAGATGTCTGTACtttggagaaagagaagaataatTTTGCTCTAATGGAGTGGCAAAGGTTGCAGCAAGTCATGCAGAATAGCATACCACTTTGCAAGGGCCATAGGGAACCCTGTGTTGCTCGGGTTGTGAGGAAGCGAGGTGCTAATTTTGGACGCAGGTTTTATGTCTGTGCTCGTGCTGag GGGCCTGCATCTAACCCTGAAGCAAATTGTAATTATTTCAAATGGGCTGCTTCAAAACCTCGACAAAAATGA
- the LOC18771584 gene encoding transcription factor bHLH121 — translation MDQWNGDDFSAASAPSSAQPLLLPSSNRSHNSNSESRQRPDVETKDPIVARKVQKADREKLRRDRLNEHFLELGNTLDPDRPKNDKATILTDTIQMLKDLTADVGKLKAECAALTDESRELTQEKNELREEKASLKSDIENLNVQYQQRLRVMFPWAAMDPSVVMAPQYSYPMPVAVPPGSIPMHPSLQPFPYFQTQTPAAIPNPCSTFVPYQAPANPPVEQPAPQYASVSHLSSKQDSRSKSSDMQRGSNAERCDDSNDVATDLELKMPGSSTQQDSSSGGRKSKQSQRKDRVVTDGSSSSRYSSSQGLQDNSSNSVGDVPKSNK, via the exons ATGGATCAATGGAACGGTGATGATTTCTCAGCTGCTTCAGCTCCTTCTTCTGCTCAGCCTCTTCTTTTGCCCTCCTCCAATCGCTCCCACAACTCCAACTCTGAGTCCAG ACAAAGGCCTGATGTGGAGACGAAGGACCCAATTGTTGCAAGAAAAGTTCAGAAAGCAGACCGTGAAAAGTTGAGGAGGGATCGACTCAATGAGCACTTTCTTGAGTTGGGCAACACATTAG ATCCAGATAGGCCCAAGAACGATAAGGCAACCATCCTTACAGACACAATTCAAATGTTGAAGGATTTAACTGCTGATGTGGGCAAACTAAAGGCCGAGTGTGCCGCGCTTACTGATGAATCCCGTGAG CTAACACAGGAGAAGAATGAGCtaagagaagagaaggcaTCTTTGAAATCCGATATTGAGAATCTAAATGTTCAGTATCAGCAAAGACTGAGAGTTATGTTTCCATGGGCTGCCATGGATCCTTCTGTTGTTATGGCTCCACAATACTCATATCCAATGCCTGTAGCTGTTCCTCCCGGCTCAATTCCCATGCACCCGTCACTTCAGCCATTTCCTTACTTTCAAACTCAAACTCCTGCTGCTATTCCCAATCCCTGTTCAACTTTTGTCCCATATCAAGCTCCTGCCAATCCTCCTGTAGAACAGCCGGCACCTCAGTATGCATCTGTTTCCCACCTTTCAAGCAAACAAGATTCCAGAAGCAAGTCATCAGATATGCAAAGGGGGAGCAATGCTGAAAGATGTGATGACTCCAATGATGTGGCAACCGACCTTGAACTTAAGATGCCAGGATCTTCGACACAACAG GATTCATCTTCTGGAGGTAGGAAGTCCAAGCAATCACAGAGGAAGGATAGGGTTGTTACAGATGGAAGCTCATCAAGTAGGTATTCTTCATCTCAAGGTCTTCAGGATAACTCCTCCAACAGCGTAGGTGACGTCCCCAAGTCTAACAAATGA
- the LOC18770183 gene encoding chaperone protein dnaJ 11, chloroplastic, producing the protein MLSASTSTFFAAPILSATPPPPKTSTRVHFRPISAFAAGSTCTSDETATASYLGPQKMTSLYEILGIPAVATCKEIKSAYRRLARVCHPDVAAIERKDTSADEFMKIHAAYSTLSDPEKRADYDRKFMRRSRPLSTASGYSGYYTCRNWETDQCW; encoded by the coding sequence ATGCTCTCTGCTTCGACCTCGACATTCTTCGCCGCTCCAATTCTCTCCGCCACCCCTCCCCCTCCCAAAACCTCGACACGTGTACATTTCAGGCCAATAAGCGCCTTCGCCGCCGGTTCCACCTGCACCTCGGACGAGACAGCTACGGCGTCGTACCTCGGCCCTCAGAAGATGACCTCGCTGTACGAGATCCTCGGCATCCCGGCGGTCGCCACGTGTAAGGAGATCAAATCGGCGTACCGGCGATTGGCTAGGGTTTGCCACCCCGACGTGGCGGCGATCGAGCGCAAGGACACGTCGGCTGACGAGTTCATGAAGATTCATGCTGCCTACTCCACGCTGTCGGACCCCGAAAAGCGCGCCGATTACGACCGGAAGTTTATGCGCCGAAGCCGACCGTTGTCAACGGCGTCGGGATATTCCGGGTACTACACTTGCCGGAACTGGGAGACCGACCAGTGCTGGTAG
- the LOC18771901 gene encoding DNA-(apurinic or apyrimidinic site) lyase 2 isoform X1 yields MKIVTYNVNGLRPRIAQFGSLLKLLNSLDADIICVQETKLRRQELTADLVMAEGYESFFSCTRTSEKGRTGYSGVATFCRVKSAFSSDEVALPVAAEEGFTGLLEIGKGEMAAAAEGLEEFSKDELLKVDGEGRCIITDHGHFVLFNLYGPRAVCDDTERIEFKLKFFKILQKRWESLLFQGRRIFVVGDLNIAPTSLDRCDAEPEFENNQFRRWFRSMLVENKGSFFDVFRAKHPNRREAYTCWPQNTGAEEFNYGSRIDHILCAGSCLHQEQDLQSHNFVTCHVKECDILTQYKRWKPGNSLRWKGGQSIKLEGSDHAPVYTSLLEIPSVFQHSTPSLSARYIPMVRGLQQTLVSVLMKRQTAEQVNSDGDIIKESCSERERSSSDHCSTPGVPSGNSCSSSSQNFEVLSSKTNEHSNRFSMEDACNTLVTLGGQRTKRMCGSEPKKKAKRSSQLSLRSFFQKSSIPSNGVGNGTDTSTNQIDVPDSNHLSNETPIPENQGGSPKQCELNSSASIEDQDEVDVCTLEKEKNNFALMEWQRLQQVMQNSIPLCKGHREPCVARVVRKRGANFGRRFYVCARAEGPASNPEANCNYFKWAASKPRQK; encoded by the exons atgaagatagtgaCGTACAACGTGAATGGGCTGAGGCCACGCATTGCGCAATTTGGCTCTCTTCTTAAATTGCTAAATTCGCTGGACGCAGATATCATTTGTGTTCAGGAAACCAAACTGAGAAGACAAGAATTGACCGCCGACTTGGTCATGGCGGAGGGCTACGAGTCCTTCTTCTCCTGCACTCGTACCTCAGAGAAAGGCCGAACTGGATACTCCG GTGTGGCTACGTTTTGCCGCGTAAAATCGGCATTCTCGAGTGACGAAGTAGCGTTGCCGGTGGCCGCAGAGGAAGGCTTCACTGGGCTCCTTGAGATTGGAAAAGGAGAAATGGCTGCGGCTGCAGAAGGGCTGGAGGAGTTTTCGAAGGATGAGCTTCTTAAGGTTGATGGCGAGGGACGGTGTATTATCACAGATCATGGTCATTTTG TTCTCTTCAATTTGTATGGGCCTCGAGCTGTATGTGATGACACAGAAAGGATTGAGTTTAAGCTCAAGTTTTTCAAGATTTTACAG AAAAGGTGGGAGTCTCTCCTGTTTCAGGGGAGGAGGATATTTGTTGTTGGTGATCTTAACATTGCACCCACCTCTTTAGATCGTTGTGATGCAGAACCAGAATTTGAGAACAACca ATTTAGAAGATGGTTTAGATCTATGTTGGTGGAAAATAAAGGCTCATTCTTTGATGTTTTCAGAGCAAAGCATCCTAATAG AAGAGAAGCGTACACATGCTGGCCACAAAATACAGGTGCTGAAGAATTTAATTATGGCTCTAGAATCGACCACATTCTTTGTGCAGGATCATGCTTACACCAAGAGCAGGACCTGCAAAGCCACAATTTTGTAACTTGCCATGTCAAGGAGTGTGACATATTGACACAGTATAAACGGTGGAAACCAGGAAATTCACTGAG GTGGAAGGGAGGGCAGAGTATTAAACTTGAAGGCTCTGATCATGCTCCTGTTTACACAAGTTTGCTGGAAATTCCTAGTGTCTTCCAGCATAGCACCCCATCTTTATCTGCTAGATACATTCCAATGGTTCGTGGGCTCCAGCAAACCCTGg TATCAGTGTTAATGAAAAGACAAACTGCTGAACAAGTTAATTCAGATGGAGATATCATTAAAGAGAGTTGcagtgagagagaaagaagctCGTCTGACCACTGTAGCACACCCGGTGTACCCAGTGGAAACTCATGTTCTTCTTCGAGCCAAAACTTTGAAGTTCTCAGTTCAAAAACAAATGAGCATTCCAACCGTTTTTCTATGGAGGATGCTTGTAACACCTTGGTGACTTTAGGTGGTCAACGTACCAAAAGAATGTGCGGCAgtgaaccaaagaaaaaggcaaaaaggaGCTCTCAACTCTCATTGAGGTCATTTTTCCAGAAAAGTTCAATCCCTAGCAATGGTGTCGGCAATGGTACTGATACTTCAACTAATCAGATAGATGTTCCAGATTCTAATCATCTGTCAAATGAAACTCCAATACCAGAGAATCAAGGTGGCAGTCCCAAGCAGTGTGAATTGAACTCAAGTGCATCAATTGAGGATCAGGATGAAGTAGATGTCTGTACtttggagaaagagaagaataatTTTGCTCTAATGGAGTGGCAAAGGTTGCAGCAAGTCATGCAGAATAGCATACCACTTTGCAAGGGCCATAGGGAACCCTGTGTTGCTCGGGTTGTGAGGAAGCGAGGTGCTAATTTTGGACGCAGGTTTTATGTCTGTGCTCGTGCTGag GGGCCTGCATCTAACCCTGAAGCAAATTGTAATTATTTCAAATGGGCTGCTTCAAAACCTCGACAAAAATGA
- the LOC18771901 gene encoding DNA-(apurinic or apyrimidinic site) lyase 2 isoform X2, with product MKIVTYNVNGLRPRIAQFGSLLKLLNSLDADIICVQETKLRRQELTADLVMAEGYESFFSCTRTSEKGRTGYSGVATFCRVKSAFSSDEVALPVAAEEGFTGLLEIGKGEMAAAAEGLEEFSKDELLKVDGEGRCIITDHGHFVLFNLYGPRAVCDDTERIEFKLKFFKILQKRWESLLFQGRRIFVVGDLNIAPTSLDRCDAEPEFENNQFRRWFRSMLVENKGSFFDVFRAKHPNRREAYTCWPQNTGAEEFNYGSRIDHILCAGSCLHQEQDLQSHNFVTCHVKECDILTQYKRWKPGNSLRWKGGQSIKLEGSDHAPVYTSLLEIPSVFQHSTPSLSARYIPMVRGLQQTLVLMKRQTAEQVNSDGDIIKESCSERERSSSDHCSTPGVPSGNSCSSSSQNFEVLSSKTNEHSNRFSMEDACNTLVTLGGQRTKRMCGSEPKKKAKRSSQLSLRSFFQKSSIPSNGVGNGTDTSTNQIDVPDSNHLSNETPIPENQGGSPKQCELNSSASIEDQDEVDVCTLEKEKNNFALMEWQRLQQVMQNSIPLCKGHREPCVARVVRKRGANFGRRFYVCARAEGPASNPEANCNYFKWAASKPRQK from the exons atgaagatagtgaCGTACAACGTGAATGGGCTGAGGCCACGCATTGCGCAATTTGGCTCTCTTCTTAAATTGCTAAATTCGCTGGACGCAGATATCATTTGTGTTCAGGAAACCAAACTGAGAAGACAAGAATTGACCGCCGACTTGGTCATGGCGGAGGGCTACGAGTCCTTCTTCTCCTGCACTCGTACCTCAGAGAAAGGCCGAACTGGATACTCCG GTGTGGCTACGTTTTGCCGCGTAAAATCGGCATTCTCGAGTGACGAAGTAGCGTTGCCGGTGGCCGCAGAGGAAGGCTTCACTGGGCTCCTTGAGATTGGAAAAGGAGAAATGGCTGCGGCTGCAGAAGGGCTGGAGGAGTTTTCGAAGGATGAGCTTCTTAAGGTTGATGGCGAGGGACGGTGTATTATCACAGATCATGGTCATTTTG TTCTCTTCAATTTGTATGGGCCTCGAGCTGTATGTGATGACACAGAAAGGATTGAGTTTAAGCTCAAGTTTTTCAAGATTTTACAG AAAAGGTGGGAGTCTCTCCTGTTTCAGGGGAGGAGGATATTTGTTGTTGGTGATCTTAACATTGCACCCACCTCTTTAGATCGTTGTGATGCAGAACCAGAATTTGAGAACAACca ATTTAGAAGATGGTTTAGATCTATGTTGGTGGAAAATAAAGGCTCATTCTTTGATGTTTTCAGAGCAAAGCATCCTAATAG AAGAGAAGCGTACACATGCTGGCCACAAAATACAGGTGCTGAAGAATTTAATTATGGCTCTAGAATCGACCACATTCTTTGTGCAGGATCATGCTTACACCAAGAGCAGGACCTGCAAAGCCACAATTTTGTAACTTGCCATGTCAAGGAGTGTGACATATTGACACAGTATAAACGGTGGAAACCAGGAAATTCACTGAG GTGGAAGGGAGGGCAGAGTATTAAACTTGAAGGCTCTGATCATGCTCCTGTTTACACAAGTTTGCTGGAAATTCCTAGTGTCTTCCAGCATAGCACCCCATCTTTATCTGCTAGATACATTCCAATGGTTCGTGGGCTCCAGCAAACCCTGg TGTTAATGAAAAGACAAACTGCTGAACAAGTTAATTCAGATGGAGATATCATTAAAGAGAGTTGcagtgagagagaaagaagctCGTCTGACCACTGTAGCACACCCGGTGTACCCAGTGGAAACTCATGTTCTTCTTCGAGCCAAAACTTTGAAGTTCTCAGTTCAAAAACAAATGAGCATTCCAACCGTTTTTCTATGGAGGATGCTTGTAACACCTTGGTGACTTTAGGTGGTCAACGTACCAAAAGAATGTGCGGCAgtgaaccaaagaaaaaggcaaaaaggaGCTCTCAACTCTCATTGAGGTCATTTTTCCAGAAAAGTTCAATCCCTAGCAATGGTGTCGGCAATGGTACTGATACTTCAACTAATCAGATAGATGTTCCAGATTCTAATCATCTGTCAAATGAAACTCCAATACCAGAGAATCAAGGTGGCAGTCCCAAGCAGTGTGAATTGAACTCAAGTGCATCAATTGAGGATCAGGATGAAGTAGATGTCTGTACtttggagaaagagaagaataatTTTGCTCTAATGGAGTGGCAAAGGTTGCAGCAAGTCATGCAGAATAGCATACCACTTTGCAAGGGCCATAGGGAACCCTGTGTTGCTCGGGTTGTGAGGAAGCGAGGTGCTAATTTTGGACGCAGGTTTTATGTCTGTGCTCGTGCTGag GGGCCTGCATCTAACCCTGAAGCAAATTGTAATTATTTCAAATGGGCTGCTTCAAAACCTCGACAAAAATGA